The DNA region GACGCTCCCGTGGCCGAAACAGGCCTGGGGCGCGTTGAGTTGGTGGCGCCCTTCATTCCGACGGTGCCGGGGACGGACCGGTACGTCGACCGCTTGCGGTGACCCGTCGCGCGGCATACACGCAGGTCCCTCGCGGTTGACCAACACACCTATGCGAAAGGGGACTTGAAGAATGGCCGCAGCACGCGCGCTTCCGATCACCGCGACCCTGCTCACCGGCACGGTCGCGCTCTACATCACGCTCGTGGCGTTCGGGAACATCACGGACTTCGGCACCAACCAGCAGTTCGTCCAGCACGTCCTGTCCATGGACACCACCTTCAAGGACGACGACCTGATGTGGCGGGCCATCGAGTCCAAGGGGCTCCAGGACGCCGCGTACATAGCGATCATCGTGTGGGAGACGATCGCCGCGCTCGTCCTGATCCTCGGCACGTTCCAGTGGTTCCGCGACGACCACGTCCGGGCGCGGCGGACCTCCACGCTCGGGCTGTTGATGCTGATGCTGCTCTTCGGAGCCGGTTTCATCGCCATCGGTGGCGAGTGGTTCTCGATGTGGCAGTCGGAGGACTGGAACGGGCTCGATGCGGCGATGCGGGTCTTTTTGTTGAGCGGGGTTGTGCTGGTGGTGATCCATCTTCCGGTGGACCGGGCCGGGAGGGCCTCCGGCTCGGGTGCCGACGTCTAGTTCCGCTCCGCGGAGGGGGTGGGTGGCGGGGGTTGTTCGGTGGCTGCGGGGCGGTGGGGGCCGGTCGCGCAGTTCCCCGCGCCCCTTGGGGGGGGGCGGGGCTCGTCGTCCGTCATGGGGTGTAGCTGGATCGGATCTCGTCGCGGGCCGTTGTGATCTCCGTCAGGCGGGCGGTGAGGTGGTCTCGGTCTGAGCCGGGGCTTTCCTGTATGTCGGTGAGGATGGCGGCGAGGTTGGTGAGGGTGTCCCAGCCGGGGTTCATGGCCAGGAACTCGGCCAGGCCCCGGTCGGCGGCGGGCCAGTCCGCGAGGGCGCAGGCGACGAAGCAGCGGCCCTGGGCGCGCTCCGGCTCGCCCAGGCCGCCGTCCTCCTCGATCATCCGGGCCAGCTCTCGCCAGAGGGGTTCCGCGGCCGGCAGTCCCTCGGATCTGCTGACGGTCACGGCCAGTTGGAAGATGCCGGCGATCGGCTCCGCCTGCCGCATCCGCTCGGCCAGTCGTCGGGCCTCGGTCCACCGCCCCGTGTGCCGGTGTGCCTCGATGCGCAGGTCGTCCAGGTCGTCGTCGGGCGTCGGCGCACGGTCCATGTCGGCCAGCCGCGCGGACGCCTCGTCCCAGCGGTCGCACAGCATCAGCAGCTCGATGGCCTCACGGCGTGCCCAGTCCTCCTCCGTCTGCAACTCGACGCACCGGTCCAGGTCGGCCAGCGCCCTCTCGGTCCGGCCGGTCGCCAGGCCGACCCGGGCGCGTGAGGCGTGGGCCCACCCGTAGTCCGGGCTCAGCTCCAGGGCGCGGTCCAGGTGGCGGAGGGCCTCCCGGTAGTCCTTCATGGCGCGGTAGGTCGCGCCGAGACCGGCCAGTGTGGCGTGGTCGTCCGGGCTGCGTTCCAGTATGCGGCGGAAGACGGTGACCGCCTCCTCGTACAGACCCGCGTCGCGGTACGCCTCGCCCAGTTCGTGACTGGTCCAGTCGACGTGGGGATCCGTGTCCACGGCTCGCCGCAGGTCCTCGAACTTGCCTGCCCGGTCGCCCAGTTCGTGCTTCGTGTGGGCCCGCATCACCAGCGCCCAGGAGTAGTCGGGCTCCAGCTCGACCGCACGGTCCAGGCCGGCCAACGCCTCCTCGTACCTGCCCAGTTCATGAAGGGACTGACCGCGGCCGGCCAGGGCCGAGGCGTAGTCCGGTTCGAGGGAGACGGCCCGGCCGAGCTCGGCGACGGCTTCCTCGTAGCGGCGGGCGCGCCGGTAGGCGTCACCCCGCTCCGACGCGACCCAGGCCTCGTCGGGCGCGAGCGCGACCGCGCGGTCGAAGTCGGCGAACGCCTCGTCCGGCTCCCCCCTGTCGCGGCGCAGCCGAGCCCTGCGCACCAGCGCCCACACGTACTCCCCGTCGATGCTCAGCGCACGGTCGAAGTCGGCGAGCGCCTCGTCGTACCGCCCGAGAGCATGTCGGCAGACGGCACGCCCGGTCAGGGTCTCGTCATTGGTCGGGTCGAGGGCGACGGCCCGGTCGAAATCGACGACGGCCTCCTCGAAACGGGCCGCGAGCCGATAGGTCTCGGCGCGCTCGGAGATGATCCACCCGGTGTCGGGGGCCAGTTCGTCCGCCCGGTCGAAGGCCGCCAGCGCGGCCGGGAGGTCGTCCATCAGCCGGTGGGTGAAGCCGCGGCCGTAGTGGGCCCAGGCCAGCTCCGGATCGAGTTCGAGCGCCCGGGCGTACTCCTCCAGTGCCCGCCCGTACTCCCCGCCGTGGCGCAGTTCCCTGCCCCGCAGTGTGTGCGCCGCCGCCCGGCCGCCGGTGTCCAGCCCCGGCCGGGCCAGGAGCAGGGTCATCGCTCCCGCCACCCCGGTCTCGTCGTCCGCGAGTGCCTCGCTCAGTTCCCGGCCCATGTCCCGGAGGGCCGCGTTGTCCGTCGCGTCGCCCGCCTCCGCCAGCATCCGCGCCCAGCGACGGCCGGCGACCGCGTCCTCACGGCAGGTCTTCACCAGCGACCGCAGTGCCTCGCCGAGCGCCGCGGGCGGCCGGGCGCAGAGCAGGTGGTACGTCTCCTCCAGGCGCAGCCCGCGCCACTCCTCGTCCTCCCACAGGTCCTCGGGCTCCCGGCCGGCCCCGACGTCGTCGCCCCACCGGGCGAACGCCTCCGCCAGCCGCCGGTGCCGCCCGGCCCAGTCGCGCGGGGACCTGCGTCGCTCCCTGCGCATCAACGGTGCCCGTACGACGTCGTGGTACTGCACCCGCTGCCCGCGTTCGCCGACGAACGGCAGCCCGGTCAACCACTCGTACAGCGCGTCCAGTTCGTCGTCCGGGCGATCGACGACCAGGACCCGGAAGACGTCGGCGTCGAGCCACCGGGGCAGGGCGCAGATCCTGGCGACCCTGCGGCGGACGTCCGGTTCCGACTTCAGGAACAGTTCCACGGCGCCGGCGCTCGGGTCGCTCACGGCGTCCGGGTCGCCGGGGCGCTTGTTCGCGAGCGTCGACACGAGGACGGGCAGACCACCCGTGAGGCGCAGCACCTCCTCGACGACCGGCTCGGCCACGACGCCCTTCCCGGCGAGCAGCCTGCGCGACTCGGTCTCGGTGAACGGCGCGAGCGGCACGTCCGCGACCGGGTCCAGGCCGCGCCAGCGGGCGGGGTCCAGCGGCCGCTGTCCGGCGGTGACCACGACGACGGTGGCGGGCAGCCCGCCGTCCACCGTGCCGCGGGTGATCATCTCGTGCAGCCACGGGTCCAGATACAGGCCTGTCCGCTCGTACGTGTCGAAGAACAGGACGATCCACTCGGAGGCGGAGGAGGAAGCGGCGGCGGCAGCGCGCAGTTCGCGGAGCAGGATCGGCGTGAGCACCCTCTCGGGCGACGTCACGAGTTCGATGTCGTCGGGGTTGCGGAAACGGGCGCCGAGGCCGGTCCGTAGGCGGTCGGCGCCCAGCGCGAGCCGGTCCGCCTGGAGGGCGCTCGTGAGGAGACTCCCGCCCGGCAGGGTGGCCTCCACGGCGGCGAGGCCCAGCCCGACCGCGGCCCTGCTGCCGGCCGACGCCGTCTCCGGCTCCGGTGCGGGACCGCCGGCGAGTGCGGCGAGGGCGGCCGCCTCCGCCTCGTGCCGCCGCTCCTGGTACGCGCTCAGCCGTCGCTCCAGGTCCTTCAACCGCCGTCCCTGGTACGCGAATTGCTCACAGATCTCCGACAGCGCCTCCGGGACGCTTCCGGCGTGCTCGTCGACGTACGCGGTGAGCGCACCGCGTTCGCGTGCCAGGTGCTGCAACTCCTGTACCAGGAAGGTCTTTCCGACGCCCGCGGTGCCGTGCACGTGGAAGCGGAAGCGTTGTCCGGGGTCGCCGGGCCGGAGGTCGAAGTTCCGCAGGAACGCGGCCCGTTCGGTGTCCCGGCCGACGAATCCGGCACGGTTGCCCTGCTGGATCAGCTCCTGCCTCGACGGTCCTGCCTGCGCCACCCGTCCGCCTCCTTGCCGCTTCTGGTCCCGCTTCCGGTCCCGCTTCCGGTCCCGCTCCTGGTCCCGCTTCCAGTCCGGGTCCCAGTCTGGCTCAGGCTGCCGGAGATGACCTAGGAGTTGCAGGCGGGGTCGCCCTTCTGCCGTCCGCCCTCCGGTCATCCGTCGTCCGATGGAGGGGGCCGCGAGCCGGTCCGCCTCGGGTACCGCCGGCCGGGCCCGAGCGGTACGCGCGATGGACTTCTCCGCAGGAACTCAACTGTCCGCCTGACCGCTCACGTCCCTGAAGAGGTACCAACTTCCGTCCCCACGGGCCGAGTTCGCGGGGTACTGCTGTCATCTCCAGGGGGAGACGTGAACAGACAGATGAAGAGGGCGTACGCCACCACGGTCGCCGCGGCGGCCGCGGTGGCGCTGACGGCGGGCATGACCGGCCCGGCGTCGGCGGGCGGGTCCACGGCGGCCGGGGAGACCGGCAAGGCCGGGCAGACCACAGAGGCCGGGTCGAGCGTGGCGGCGAAGGGACCGGTCGCGCATCGCGTCACGCTCATCACCGGTGACCGTGTCGCCGTCGACGCGAAGGGCCGTGTCCTCGGTGTCGAACGCGCGGCAGGCCGTGGGCACATCGCGATCCGTACGCTCACGGAGTCCGAGTCCGGCCACTCGCTGGTCGTGCCGGCCGACGCGCAGCGGCTGATCGCCTCGGGCAGGCTCGACCGGCGGCTCTTCGACATCACAGAGCTGAGCCGGAAGGCGGTCCGGGCCTCCCACGGGCGGGGCCTGAAGGTGATCGTCGGCTACCAGGGCACGGCGAGGGCCGCGAAGGCGGACGTACGCGCGGCGGACGACACCGAGGTCCGCCGCACACTGAAGTCGCTGAACGCAGAGGCCGTCAGCACCCGGGACCCGGCGGGCCTGTGGGCGGCGGTCACCGAGGCGCAGGGCGGCAATACGCGGGCCGCGTCCGGCATCGCCCACGTGTGGCTCGACGGGGTCCGCAAGGCCGGCCTCGACAAGTCCGTCCCCCAGATCGGCGCGGACAAGGCCTGGGAGTCCGGGTACGACGGCAAGGGCGTCCGGATCGCGGTCCTCGACACGGGCGTCGACGCGACCCACCCGGACCTCAAGGACCAGGTGGTGGCCGCCAGGAACTTCACCCCGTCCCCCGACGCGACCGACCGCTTCGGCCACGGCACGCATGTCGCATCCATCGCCGCCGGTACGGGCGCCCAGTCGGCCGGGGCCTTCAAAGGAGTCGCGCCCGGCGCCGAGCTGTTGAACGGCAAGGTGCTCGACGACGAGGGTTCCGGCGACGACTCCGGCATCCTCGCCGGCATCGAGTGGGCCGCCGAACAGGGCGCCGACGTCGTGAACCTCAGCCTGGGCGGCGGCGACACCCCCGGCCTCGACCCCCTGGAAACGGCGATCAACACACTCTCCGCCGACAAGGGCATCCTCTTCGCCGTGTCGGCGGGCAACGACGGCGAGTCCGGTGAGCAGACCATCGGCTCCCCCGGCAGCGCGGAGGCCGCGCTCACCGTGGGCGCGGTGGACGGCGACGACAAACTCGCCGAGTTCTCCAGCCGGGGCCCGCGCGTCGGCGACGGCGGCATCAAGCCGGATGTCACCGCGCCCGGCGTCGACATCACGGCCGCGGCGGCGCCCGGCAGCGTCATCGAGCAGGAGGTCGGCCAGAATCCGGAGGGCTACCTGACGATCTCCGGTACGTCGATGGCGGCCCCGCATGCGGCGGGCGCCGCCGCGATCCTGAAGCAGCGGCACCCGGACTGGACGTACGCCGAACTCAAGGGCGCGCTGACCGCCTCGACGACCGGCGCCAACTACCAGCCCTACCAACAGGGTTCGGGCCGAATCGCCGTCGACCGGGCCCTCGCGCAGACAGTGGTCGCCGAGCCCGTGTCCGTGAACTTCGGCGAGCAGCAGTGGCCGCACACCGACGACACCCCGGTCACGAAGGAGATCGCGTACAGGAATCTCGGTACGGCGGACATCACGCTCGGCCTCGCGGTGACGGCGACCGACCCGAAGGGCGAGCCCGCCCCGGCCGGCTTCTTCACGCTCGGGACGAAAACGCTGACCGTCCCGGCGGGCGGCAGGGCCTCCGTGGACCTGACGACGGACACGAGGCTGGGCGGGACGCTGGACGGCACGTATTCGGCGTACGTCGTGGCAACGCGCGACGACCAGTCCGTACGCACGGCAGCCGTGGTGAAGCGGGAGGCCGAGGCGTACGACGTGACGCTGAAGTTCGTGGGCCGGGACGGGCAGCCCACGCCCGACTACTGGTCGTTCCTCGCCGGCATCACCGGTGACGCGCGGGGCAGTTACCACGAACCGCACGACGCGTCCGGCACCGTCAAGGTCCGCCTGCCGAAGGGCACTTACCTCTTCGACACCACGATCTCCGAGGACCCCGAGGACTCCCGCGCTGGCACGGACTGGCTGGTCCAGCCGCGGCTGGACGTCACAGGCGAGATGACGGTGACGGCCGACGCGCGCACCTCGAAGCCGGTCGACATCACCGTGCCGGACAACTCGGCGAAGCCGACATTCGTGGCACCTCGATACTGGTACGCGGGTGAGGACCACAACATCGAGACGGGCGTGGACGTCGACACGTTCGACAGCCTCCGTACGGCGCATCTGGGCCCGGAGGTCACCACCGGCACGCTGAACCAGCAGTGGATCGGAGTCTGGACCAAGGGCGCGGACACCGAGTACGACGTGATGCTCGGCGGCAACACCCGCAAGCTCGCGACCGGTTACCGCAAGCACCTCCGCCCCGCCGACCTCGCCACGGTGAAGGTCGGCATGGGAGCGTCGGCACCGGGCAAGCGGGGCGAGCTCAGCGTGGCCGGCTACTTCCCGGAACTCGGCGGCATCTCCCCGATCACCGACCCACGGGACCTCCCGCGCACCCGCACGGTCCACCTCTCCACGCCGGACAACGCCAAGTGGGACCTCTCCTTCCAGCAGTACGGCACCCCGGACGAGGAGGGCACCTCACCCACCGAGTCGTACTACGCCTTCGACGAGCCCCGAGCCTTCAAGGGCGGCGCGACATACGAGACGCGCTTCAACGCGGGCGTCCTGGGCCCGCGCCTCGGCGCAACCGAGGGCATCTCCAGGGACGGCGACACGATCACCGGCGAACTTCCCCTGCACGCGGACGGAGCCGGCCATGGAGGCTGGACGAGATACGACTCGGTCCACACAACCCTCTACCGCAACGGCGCCAAGCTCACGGAGAACTCCGACGCCCTGGACGGCAATGGCGAGGGCTTCACGGTCCCGTCCGACGCGGCCGACTACCGCCTGACGACGTCGGTCCGCCGAGACCCCGCCCTCGCCACGACGTCCACCCGCATCGACACAAGCTGGACGTTCCGCTCCTCGAAGACCACAACCCGCTCCCAACTGCCCATCTCCACGGCCCGCTTCACAGCGAAGACGGACCTGACGAGCCGGGCTCCCGCCGACAGGCAGTCGGTCGTACCGGTGACGATCCAGGGCGCGGCAACGGGCGACAAC from Streptomyces sp. NBC_00258 includes:
- a CDS encoding DUF2165 domain-containing protein, giving the protein MAAARALPITATLLTGTVALYITLVAFGNITDFGTNQQFVQHVLSMDTTFKDDDLMWRAIESKGLQDAAYIAIIVWETIAALVLILGTFQWFRDDHVRARRTSTLGLLMLMLLFGAGFIAIGGEWFSMWQSEDWNGLDAAMRVFLLSGVVLVVIHLPVDRAGRASGSGADV
- a CDS encoding tetratricopeptide repeat protein produces the protein MAQAGPSRQELIQQGNRAGFVGRDTERAAFLRNFDLRPGDPGQRFRFHVHGTAGVGKTFLVQELQHLARERGALTAYVDEHAGSVPEALSEICEQFAYQGRRLKDLERRLSAYQERRHEAEAAALAALAGGPAPEPETASAGSRAAVGLGLAAVEATLPGGSLLTSALQADRLALGADRLRTGLGARFRNPDDIELVTSPERVLTPILLRELRAAAAASSSASEWIVLFFDTYERTGLYLDPWLHEMITRGTVDGGLPATVVVVTAGQRPLDPARWRGLDPVADVPLAPFTETESRRLLAGKGVVAEPVVEEVLRLTGGLPVLVSTLANKRPGDPDAVSDPSAGAVELFLKSEPDVRRRVARICALPRWLDADVFRVLVVDRPDDELDALYEWLTGLPFVGERGQRVQYHDVVRAPLMRRERRRSPRDWAGRHRRLAEAFARWGDDVGAGREPEDLWEDEEWRGLRLEETYHLLCARPPAALGEALRSLVKTCREDAVAGRRWARMLAEAGDATDNAALRDMGRELSEALADDETGVAGAMTLLLARPGLDTGGRAAAHTLRGRELRHGGEYGRALEEYARALELDPELAWAHYGRGFTHRLMDDLPAALAAFDRADELAPDTGWIISERAETYRLAARFEEAVVDFDRAVALDPTNDETLTGRAVCRHALGRYDEALADFDRALSIDGEYVWALVRRARLRRDRGEPDEAFADFDRAVALAPDEAWVASERGDAYRRARRYEEAVAELGRAVSLEPDYASALAGRGQSLHELGRYEEALAGLDRAVELEPDYSWALVMRAHTKHELGDRAGKFEDLRRAVDTDPHVDWTSHELGEAYRDAGLYEEAVTVFRRILERSPDDHATLAGLGATYRAMKDYREALRHLDRALELSPDYGWAHASRARVGLATGRTERALADLDRCVELQTEEDWARREAIELLMLCDRWDEASARLADMDRAPTPDDDLDDLRIEAHRHTGRWTEARRLAERMRQAEPIAGIFQLAVTVSRSEGLPAAEPLWRELARMIEEDGGLGEPERAQGRCFVACALADWPAADRGLAEFLAMNPGWDTLTNLAAILTDIQESPGSDRDHLTARLTEITTARDEIRSSYTP
- a CDS encoding S8 family serine peptidase translates to MKRAYATTVAAAAAVALTAGMTGPASAGGSTAAGETGKAGQTTEAGSSVAAKGPVAHRVTLITGDRVAVDAKGRVLGVERAAGRGHIAIRTLTESESGHSLVVPADAQRLIASGRLDRRLFDITELSRKAVRASHGRGLKVIVGYQGTARAAKADVRAADDTEVRRTLKSLNAEAVSTRDPAGLWAAVTEAQGGNTRAASGIAHVWLDGVRKAGLDKSVPQIGADKAWESGYDGKGVRIAVLDTGVDATHPDLKDQVVAARNFTPSPDATDRFGHGTHVASIAAGTGAQSAGAFKGVAPGAELLNGKVLDDEGSGDDSGILAGIEWAAEQGADVVNLSLGGGDTPGLDPLETAINTLSADKGILFAVSAGNDGESGEQTIGSPGSAEAALTVGAVDGDDKLAEFSSRGPRVGDGGIKPDVTAPGVDITAAAAPGSVIEQEVGQNPEGYLTISGTSMAAPHAAGAAAILKQRHPDWTYAELKGALTASTTGANYQPYQQGSGRIAVDRALAQTVVAEPVSVNFGEQQWPHTDDTPVTKEIAYRNLGTADITLGLAVTATDPKGEPAPAGFFTLGTKTLTVPAGGRASVDLTTDTRLGGTLDGTYSAYVVATRDDQSVRTAAVVKREAEAYDVTLKFVGRDGQPTPDYWSFLAGITGDARGSYHEPHDASGTVKVRLPKGTYLFDTTISEDPEDSRAGTDWLVQPRLDVTGEMTVTADARTSKPVDITVPDNSAKPTFVAPRYWYAGEDHNIETGVDVDTFDSLRTAHLGPEVTTGTLNQQWIGVWTKGADTEYDVMLGGNTRKLATGYRKHLRPADLATVKVGMGASAPGKRGELSVAGYFPELGGISPITDPRDLPRTRTVHLSTPDNAKWDLSFQQYGTPDEEGTSPTESYYAFDEPRAFKGGATYETRFNAGVLGPRLGATEGISRDGDTITGELPLHADGAGHGGWTRYDSVHTTLYRNGAKLTENSDALDGNGEGFTVPSDAADYRLTTSVRRDPALATTSTRIDTSWTFRSSKTTTRSQLPISTARFTAKTDLTSRAPADRQSVVPVTIQGAATGDNLKSLAVYVSYDGGTTWKKTPVRNGSITVKNPAKTKSISFRANITDKQGNKSSVTVYDAYFGK